One Bacillus sp. 1780r2a1 DNA segment encodes these proteins:
- a CDS encoding PDZ domain-containing protein: MEVVTEILKGAGKLFIHPLTYLFLLVSFFVGLARVKRERKNFHVRVFDFILEAKYLFFPGIIIGLILSIITVLVGTYVTIGTLVFIALITFLLSGPWTFRWLSPAYVLGVTIFATLVIPNVGIGSGIVHTLSLELKDAHLPSLTFLLALLVVAEGYLIWKFGVKGTSPAIIKSKRGQEIGAHFSQKLWVVPVFLLVPGDAITSTFSWWPVLTVGQTSFSLFFVPFAIGFSQRIQSMLPSASISFTGKRVLFLGVGLVLVAFITLVVPLFSIVVAALGIVVRQWISTKQRVVDENSAPFFTKKLEGVIILGVIPGSPAEKMGLQVGELITKVNGVPVSEVAKFYEALQVNNRAFCKLEVLDYSGEVRFAQRALYDNEHHELGILFVHNYKKLTSEAV; encoded by the coding sequence ATGGAAGTCGTAACAGAGATTCTAAAAGGAGCGGGAAAGCTTTTTATACATCCGCTCACCTATTTATTTTTACTGGTTTCATTCTTTGTTGGTCTGGCACGCGTTAAGCGTGAACGAAAAAACTTTCACGTTCGAGTATTTGATTTTATTTTAGAAGCGAAGTATTTATTTTTTCCTGGCATTATTATTGGCTTAATCCTTTCAATTATCACTGTTTTAGTAGGGACATACGTAACAATTGGAACGCTTGTGTTTATTGCTTTAATCACGTTTCTTCTGAGTGGACCGTGGACATTCCGATGGTTATCGCCCGCTTATGTGTTAGGTGTAACCATTTTTGCTACGCTAGTTATTCCAAACGTAGGAATTGGAAGTGGGATTGTTCATACATTGTCACTTGAATTAAAGGATGCACATTTACCATCGCTAACGTTTTTGTTAGCGCTACTAGTAGTAGCAGAAGGATATTTGATTTGGAAGTTTGGTGTAAAAGGAACCTCTCCTGCTATTATTAAGAGCAAACGAGGCCAAGAGATTGGTGCTCATTTCTCTCAAAAGCTTTGGGTTGTTCCGGTGTTTTTATTAGTTCCTGGTGATGCAATTACGTCCACTTTCAGCTGGTGGCCAGTACTTACGGTGGGGCAAACGTCGTTTAGCTTATTTTTTGTTCCATTTGCGATAGGATTTAGTCAACGAATTCAAAGCATGTTGCCAAGCGCATCAATTTCATTCACTGGAAAAAGAGTACTATTTTTAGGTGTTGGTTTAGTTTTAGTGGCATTTATAACATTGGTTGTTCCACTATTTTCAATTGTTGTGGCGGCTCTTGGTATCGTAGTTCGACAGTGGATTAGTACAAAACAACGTGTGGTAGATGAAAATTCAGCACCATTTTTCACAAAAAAATTAGAGGGTGTTATCATATTGGGAGTTATTCCAGGATCACCCGCTGAAAAAATGGGCTTACAAGTTGGAGAGTTAATTACAAAAGTAAACGGTGTGCCTGTATCAGAAGTTGCAAAATTCTACGAAGCGCTTCAAGTTAATAATCGCGCTTTCTGTAAATTAGAAGTGCTTGATTATTCGGGTGAGGTTCGCTTTGCTCAGCGCGCTTTGTATGATAATGAACATCATGAGCTAGGAATTTTATTTGTTCATAACTACAAGAAGCTAACATCGGAAGCTGTTTAA
- a CDS encoding FMN-dependent NADH-azoreductase codes for MAKVLYITAHPHDHQTSFSMAAGKAFIDTYKEENPSDEVVHIDLYKEDIPQLDADIFGGWGKLGAGEAFDKLSADQQRKIARLNELSDQFANADKYVFVNPMWNFSFPPVMKAYLDSVAVAGKAFRYTEQGAIGLLTDKKAFHIQANGGIYSEGPAADVEMGHRYIGIIMNFFGVPSFEGLFVEGHNAMPAKAEEIKASGIEKAKEAARKF; via the coding sequence ATGGCAAAAGTATTATATATTACAGCACATCCGCATGACCATCAAACTTCATTCAGTATGGCTGCAGGAAAAGCATTTATCGACACATATAAAGAAGAAAATCCAAGCGACGAGGTTGTACACATTGACCTTTATAAAGAAGATATTCCACAATTAGATGCAGATATCTTTGGTGGATGGGGAAAACTAGGAGCAGGTGAAGCATTTGATAAGTTATCTGCTGACCAGCAGCGTAAAATCGCTCGTTTAAACGAATTAAGCGATCAATTTGCGAATGCTGATAAATATGTATTTGTAAATCCAATGTGGAACTTCTCATTCCCGCCGGTTATGAAAGCATACTTAGATTCTGTTGCTGTAGCAGGAAAAGCATTCCGTTATACAGAGCAGGGAGCAATTGGATTATTAACAGATAAAAAAGCATTCCATATCCAAGCAAACGGTGGTATCTATTCAGAGGGCCCAGCAGCAGATGTGGAGATGGGACATCGCTATATTGGCATTATCATGAATTTCTTTGGGGTTCCGTCATTTGAGGGATTATTTGTCGAAGGTCATAATGCAATGCCTGCAAAAGCAGAAGAAATTAAAGCAAGCGGCATTGAAAAAGCAAAAGAAGCAGCACGCAAATTTTAA
- a CDS encoding FMN-dependent NADH-azoreductase, with translation MANVLYITAHPLSEDESLSMAVGQQFIEAYQKTNPNDEVVHLDLYKADIPFLDKDVFNGWKKLRTMGSLENLSSDERMKVGRLAELGAQFLLADKYVFVTPMWNFSVPAIMKAYIDAIAVSGKTFTYTKEGAEGLLKGKKALHIQARGDVYSEGPEVNREMGHRYLEVMMDFFGIESFESIIIEGQVKFPTKAQELKEKAINQALNIATTF, from the coding sequence AACGTTCTTTATATTACTGCACATCCACTAAGTGAAGATGAATCATTAAGTATGGCGGTAGGCCAGCAATTTATTGAAGCCTACCAAAAAACAAACCCTAATGATGAAGTCGTTCATTTGGATTTATATAAGGCTGACATACCATTTTTAGATAAGGACGTATTTAACGGATGGAAAAAGTTGCGTACAATGGGCTCTTTAGAAAATTTATCATCAGATGAGCGAATGAAAGTAGGACGACTGGCAGAATTAGGCGCACAATTTTTATTAGCAGATAAATACGTGTTTGTTACGCCCATGTGGAATTTTTCAGTCCCTGCCATTATGAAAGCTTACATTGATGCAATTGCTGTATCAGGCAAGACGTTTACATATACAAAAGAAGGTGCGGAAGGTTTGTTAAAAGGAAAGAAAGCACTTCATATTCAAGCTCGAGGAGATGTGTATTCAGAAGGCCCAGAAGTAAACCGTGAAATGGGACATCGCTATCTAGAAGTCATGATGGACTTTTTTGGGATTGAATCCTTTGAGAGCATTATTATTGAAGGTCAGGTAAAGTTTCCAACTAAAGCACAAGAACTGAAAGAAAAAGCAATAAATCAAGCGTTGAATATTGCTACTACTTTTTAA